Below is a genomic region from Campylobacterota bacterium.
AACCTGAAGTCACCTAAGCAGCTTGAACATCTACTCTTTAATGTACTGGGTCTGCCAATAGTTAAAAAAAGTAGTAAAGGGAGCAGATCCACTGATCAAGAGGTTCTGCAAGTTCTTGCCAAACAACATCCTATTCCCGGGATGATTTTAACGCATCGAGCTCTGACCAAGCTTAAAAATACCTATTTGGGGCCGCTACCATCGTTTATCAATCCCCAAACAGGCAGAATACACACGTCATACTCGCAAACACAGGTAGCAACAGGACGATTATCAAGCAATAATCCAAACTTGCAAAACATCCCCGCTAGTGAGGGGTATGGCATTAAAGTGCGTTCAGCATTTGTTCCACCAGAGGGATGTGTGTTTTTGTCAGCAGATTACTCTCAAATTGAACTGCGTGTCTTGGCTCATTTAAGCAAAGATCCCCTTCTTATTGAGACGTTTAAAGAGGACCAGGACATTCACCGGGCGATTGCGGCACAGCTTTTTGATGTGTCGGTTGATAAAGTTACCCATGAGCAGAGGCAAATTGGCAAGCGTATTAATTTTAGCATTATGTATGGTATGACGCCGTATGGGTTGTCAAAAGATCTTGGAATTTCTATGAGCGAAGCGAAAGATTGTATAGATAGGTATTTTGAACAATATGCAAAAGTAGGTGAGTGGATGGAGAGGGTTGTTGATAAAGCAAAAGAGTTAGGCTATACCCAGACCTGGAAAGGTAGAAGGCGGTATATTCCAGAGCTTGCAGAGCAGAACAAGACATTATTTGAGGCTGGTAAGCGTGTTGCGATTAATACTCCGGTGCAAGGTACGCAAGCAGAAATTATCAAATGTGCAATGATAGAAATAGATCGTGTTTTTGAGCAGCACAAGCTTGCATCTAAGATGATTCTTCAAATACATGACGAATTGGTTTTTGAAGTAAAAAACAACGAGTATGAGCAGGTAGAAAAAGTAGTTAGGCAGGTGATGGAAGGTATTGTTGACTGGGAAGTAGCGTTAAAAGTTACCATTAGAAAAGGTAAAAGCTGGGGAGACGTAACAAAATAATTTTGACTTTTTTCAAAAACTGGGCAGAATATATCTATTCTGAGTGCTTGAGCCTTCTTTGGTAAAGGCATCGGATAATCATAATAAAGTATCCTCGTAATTATTTTAAGTTTGTCTTTAATTACAACATTCAAAGGATTAGTCACATGGCAACGAGTAAGAGCGGCGGTTCGTCGAGTAACGGTCGCGATAGTATAGGTAAACGGTTAGGCTGTAAGCGTTTTGATAACCAATTTGTAAACGCAGGTGAGATTCTAGTCCGTCAAAGAGGGACTCGTTTTCATCCTGGCAAAAATGTTATGCGCGGCAAAGATGATACACTTTTTGCAACCGCGTCGGGTCATGTTAAATATGGCAAGGGGTTAAAAGGCAGAAGATATATTCAAATATTATCTGCGGAGAGTAATTAATATAGTTTTTTAATTTTTCATTATGCACTGGAGAAGCAATGCATACTGCAGCAGGCTCTGTTTCTTACAAGTATGACTTTTTAAAGTATCGTTATGTTTTAATTGGCATATCATTGGCGTTTATGATTACAGGTGCTTTGGCATATGTAGTTCGCGGGGGCTTTAAGTATCATATTGATTTTACAGGTGGTGCTGAACTTCGTGTTACGTTTCAAAAGCCCATAGAGACTGGGCAGCTGCGTAATTTTGTTAGCAATGAGGGTTGGGGTGACGCCAGCATTCAAAGCGTTGGGAAGGAATCGCGTAGTTTTTTGGTGCGTGTAGGAAGTCTTGAAAGTAGTACAGAACAACAAATTGTTGAGTCACTTCAAAAAGGATTTCCCGATAACAAGGCAAAAGTTGATAGTATTCAGTGGATTGGCCCAGAAGTAGGGCGCGATACAACGCGCAATGCTCTCATTGCGGTCTTGCTATCTATGCTTATTTTGCTTATCTATATAGCGGTTCGATTTGAGTTGCGATTTGGTGTTGGAGGAGTCGTAGCCTTAGCGCATGACGTACTTGCTGTTTTGGTCTTTCTCCTTTTGTCTGGGGAGCCATTCTCCCTGCATGTGCTTGCATCAGTGCTTGCGGTGCTTGGGTATTCGCTTAATGATTCCATTGTTATATTCAGTAAAATTAGAGAGAATTTAAAGTTGCATAAAAAT
It encodes:
- the rpmA gene encoding 50S ribosomal protein L27 produces the protein MATSKSGGSSSNGRDSIGKRLGCKRFDNQFVNAGEILVRQRGTRFHPGKNVMRGKDDTLFATASGHVKYGKGLKGRRYIQILSAESN
- the secF gene encoding protein translocase subunit SecF, giving the protein MHTAAGSVSYKYDFLKYRYVLIGISLAFMITGALAYVVRGGFKYHIDFTGGAELRVTFQKPIETGQLRNFVSNEGWGDASIQSVGKESRSFLVRVGSLESSTEQQIVESLQKGFPDNKAKVDSIQWIGPEVGRDTTRNALIAVLLSMLILLIYIAVRFELRFGVGGVVALAHDVLAVLVFLLLSGEPFSLHVLASVLAVLGYSLNDSIVIFSKIRENLKLHKNASEYDIANLSINQTLTRTLLTSLTTFLSVFAVFLLGGESLRGLSSVMLIGIVFGTYSSIYIASPVMLAFHNKKSKAR